GCCGGGGACGACGGCGTGATAACCGGCCCTCACCGCGGCCACAACGCGGCGTGTCAAGTCCGGCGGGGTAAGGGCACGGGCGGCGTCGTGGACGAGCACCACCTCGGCCTCGGGCCGCGCCTGCAGCGCAGCGGCCAGGCCGAGGGCGACCGAGGCCTGCCGCGAGGCCGGTGAGCCGGCGACTACTCCGATCCGTCCAGCATCGGCCAGGTCGCAGACCTCGGCCGTGAAGCGTCCCACGGCGGCAGCGGGGGCGGTGATGGTGATGTGGTCGATGACTCCCGCGGCGAGCAGCCCACGGGCGGCCCGGTGCAGGAGCGTTTCACCGCACAGATCCACCAGGGCCTTGGGCCCCTCCGATCCGAGCCTGCTTCCAGAGCCGGCGGCGGTCAGTACGGCGACGGCGGGCCCGGCGGTCATATCCGACATGTGCGGGACACTACCAGCGCCCGGCCGCCGTCCGGTCCGGCCCCCTGTTAGGCGGCGGCGCCGGAGGCGAGGACCTCGTCGAGCGTGTTCTCGGCCTCTTCCTCGGGAGTCTTCTGGGCGAGGGCAAGTTCGGAGACGAGAATCTGCCGGGCTTTGGCCAGCATGCGCTTCTCCCCGGCGGACAGGCCCCGGTCGGTGTCACGGCGGGAGAGGTCGCGCACTACCTCCGCGACCTTGATGACGTCTCCGGAGGCGATCTTCTCCTGATTGGCTTTGAAGCGCCGGGACCAGTTGGTGGGCTCCTCCGTCAGGGGTGCGCGCAGCACCTCGAAGACACGTTCCAGGCCGGATTCGTCGACGACGTCGCGCACACCGATCAGGTCGACGCTGTCAGCCGGGACCAGGATGGTCAGGTCGCCCTGTGCGACCTCGAGCTGCAAGTAGGTCTTCTCCTCGCCCCTGACCTTGCGCTGGCGGATGTCGATGATCCGGGCGGCGCCGTGGTGGGGATAGACGACGGTCTCGCCGACTTCGAATGTCATAGGTGAGGTCACTCCAGATTTGTCGCGGGGCTTCAGTTTATCAGGAAATAACACAGTAAGATCGGGGAGTTAGCTCACACGGGGGCCGCAGTCAGTCGGCGGTGACCAGCCGGTAGCCAACTCCGCGCACGGTGGTCAGTAGTTTCGGGGAGGAGGGGTCCGCCTCGATCTTGGCGCGGATGCGCTTGACGTGCACATCCAGCGTCTTAGTGTCTCCCACATAGTTGGCGCCCCACAGGCGCTCGATGATCTGGCCGCGGGTTAGTACGTGGTCGGGGTGCCGCAGGAACAGTTCCAATAGCTCGAACTCCCGCTTGGGCATGGGCACCACCTGCCCGTCGACGCTCACTTCGTGACGTCCCACGTCCATGGTCACTCTTCCGGCCGTGAGCACCGGTTCCTCCGGCCTCCCATCGGCGGTGCGGCGCAGCACGGCGTGGACGCGAGCGACCAGCTCCCGGTAGGAGTACGGCTTAGTGATGTAGTCGTCCGCCCCCAGCTCCAGCCCGGCGATCTTGTCCATCTCCGCGTCCCGGGCGGTGAGCATGATCACCGGCACCCGGGAGGTGCGGCGGATGCGACGGCACACCTCCGCGCCGGACATACGCGGCAGCATCAGGTCCAGCAGGACCAGGTCGATGGGGCCGGTACCGCCTGGCGCCCCGGCACCCTCGAAGCGTTCCATGGCGGCGGCGCCGTCGCGCGCCTCGACCACCTTGAAACCGTCACGTCGCAGGTTCAGTGCCAGGGGTTCACGGTAGTTCTCCTCATCCTCAACCAGCAAAATGCGGGTCATTGCCTGTCCTCCTGCCCGGTGCGGCTCATGCCCGACGGCGGCCCCTGGCGCCGGGCGGCGGGATCTTCGGATATGGCGGCGATGGCGGCGAAGGAGGCGCCGGCGGCTCCGGAAGCCACCGCCTCGACCGCCTCCGGGGCCGGCCCGGGCAGGTCCGCCTCGGTGCGGTGACGGGGCAGCAGCAGCGTGAAGGTGCTTCCGCGCCCGGGCGCGGACCACAACTCCACTGTGCCGCCGTGGTCGGCGGCGACGTGCTTAACAATCGACAGTCCCAGGCCGGTGCCGCCGGTCATGCGTGAACGAGCCTTATCCACCCGGTAGAAACGCTCGAAGACTCGCTCCTGCGCCTCCTTGGCGATCCCGATGCCCTGATCGACAACAGCGATACGCACCAGTTCCGGATCCTCAGCATCCACGCTCAGCCCAACGCTTACACGGGTGCGCGGGTCGGAGTAGCGAATGGCGTTGTCCAGCAGGTTGCTGACGGCGGTTACCAGCAGCGCGGCATCCCCCAGCACGTGGAGGTTCTCCGTACCGCCCGACACCAGGGCGACCTCCTTGGCTTCCGCCTCAACCCGCACCCGATCGAGGGCGTCGACGACGACGTCGTCGAGATTCACATCCTCCGGCTCAACCAGGGCGTCGCCGTCCTGCAACCGGGACAACTCGATGATGTCCCCCACCAGCAGCTCCAGGCGACGTGACTCCCGACTCATGCGTCCGGCATAGTCGGCGACCAGCTCGGGGTCCTCGGCGTTCTCGCGCACGGTTTCGGCCAGCAGCGAGATGGCGCCGACCGGGGTCTTGAGTTCGTGGGATGCGTTGACCACAAAGTCGCGCCGCATCTGCTCGACCCGCCGGGCGGCGGTGCGGTCCTCCACCAGCACCAGCAGGCGACCGCGGCCGATGGCGGCCACACGGACCTGCAGGTGGAAATTGCCCGCTCCGGCGACACGGCCGCGCGCAACCGTGATCTCCGCCTCCTCGGCCTGGCCGGTGGCGCGCACACGCTCGACCATCTGCGCCACCTGCGGCTCGCTGACCTCGTCGTCGCGCACAATGTTGTAGGTGTAGGCGGCGGCCGCGGCACGCAGGACCTCGCCGTCGTCGTCGAGCAGGACCACGGTGGAGCTCAGCGCGGCGAGCACGGGGATCAGACCGTCGCGTTCGAGCGTAGAGCCGGCGATCATGCCGTTGCCGTGCACGTCGCGGGTGGCGTGCCCGAGTGCGAGCCCTGCCGCCGCGCCGGCGGCGACACCAACGGCGGCCACGGCGATGATCAGCCAAACGGTTCCCACGCCCCCTAGGGTAGAGGTGTGGGCGGGCCGTTCGCGAGCCCGACCGCAGCGCCGACACTTGGGAGGCAGCCGTGCGTGACATTTTCAACCAGGAGCTCAAACAGCTCGGGAGCGACCTGGCGTCCATGGCAGAGCAGGTGGCCACCGCCATCGAGCGTGCCGCGGAGTCGCTGCGCAACGGGGACATAGTGGTGGCCGAGCAGGTCATCGACGCCGACGAACGCATAAACGACTTACAGCGTGACATTGACGACATGTGCGTCATGCTGCTGGCCCGTCAGCAGCCCGTGGACCGCGATCTGCGCAATGTCATCTCCGCCCTGCGCATGGC
This genomic stretch from Actinomyces qiguomingii harbors:
- a CDS encoding CarD family transcriptional regulator; the protein is MTFEVGETVVYPHHGAARIIDIRQRKVRGEEKTYLQLEVAQGDLTILVPADSVDLIGVRDVVDESGLERVFEVLRAPLTEEPTNWSRRFKANQEKIASGDVIKVAEVVRDLSRRDTDRGLSAGEKRMLAKARQILVSELALAQKTPEEEAENTLDEVLASGAAA
- a CDS encoding IspD/TarI family cytidylyltransferase translates to MSDMTAGPAVAVLTAAGSGSRLGSEGPKALVDLCGETLLHRAARGLLAAGVIDHITITAPAAAVGRFTAEVCDLADAGRIGVVAGSPASRQASVALGLAAALQARPEAEVVLVHDAARALTPPDLTRRVVAAVRAGYHAVVPGLPVVDTVKEVAVGEVVAASTPGSSTGPEANRVELVVGTPDRARLRAVQTPQGFTRRTLEEAHRRGTLRAEDESLAARDDAALVEAMGGEVAVVAGDPLALKVTTPLDLALAEILARRERQQP
- a CDS encoding response regulator transcription factor, encoding MTRILLVEDEENYREPLALNLRRDGFKVVEARDGAAAMERFEGAGAPGGTGPIDLVLLDLMLPRMSGAEVCRRIRRTSRVPVIMLTARDAEMDKIAGLELGADDYITKPYSYRELVARVHAVLRRTADGRPEEPVLTAGRVTMDVGRHEVSVDGQVVPMPKREFELLELFLRHPDHVLTRGQIIERLWGANYVGDTKTLDVHVKRIRAKIEADPSSPKLLTTVRGVGYRLVTAD
- a CDS encoding sensor histidine kinase translates to MGTVWLIIAVAAVGVAAGAAAGLALGHATRDVHGNGMIAGSTLERDGLIPVLAALSSTVVLLDDDGEVLRAAAAAYTYNIVRDDEVSEPQVAQMVERVRATGQAEEAEITVARGRVAGAGNFHLQVRVAAIGRGRLLVLVEDRTAARRVEQMRRDFVVNASHELKTPVGAISLLAETVRENAEDPELVADYAGRMSRESRRLELLVGDIIELSRLQDGDALVEPEDVNLDDVVVDALDRVRVEAEAKEVALVSGGTENLHVLGDAALLVTAVSNLLDNAIRYSDPRTRVSVGLSVDAEDPELVRIAVVDQGIGIAKEAQERVFERFYRVDKARSRMTGGTGLGLSIVKHVAADHGGTVELWSAPGRGSTFTLLLPRHRTEADLPGPAPEAVEAVASGAAGASFAAIAAISEDPAARRQGPPSGMSRTGQEDRQ